In one window of Sinorhizobium chiapasense DNA:
- the xdhC gene encoding xanthine dehydrogenase accessory protein XdhC, translated as MLASREDIRAFLNREAACILVEVAVAAGSTPRDTDAWMLVSKDRTFATIGGGQLEYMAIDHARKLFQGASVEHELTIPLGPEIGQCCGGRVALAFKAVDKETRAVLIERSDREIARRPHVYVFGAGHVGDALVMALSLVPLRTILVDTREQELSAVDVPGIETCLTAMPEALVRDAPAGSAFVILTHDHALDFLIAAEALGREDACYVGMIGSKTKRATFKSWLSREIKRPELFDRLVCPIGGTTVKDKRPAVIAALAAAEIMTAALSHDHPEGDAPSRKRGRPVRA; from the coding sequence ATGCTTGCGAGCAGAGAGGATATCCGGGCTTTCCTGAACCGAGAGGCAGCCTGCATTCTCGTCGAGGTGGCCGTCGCGGCCGGTTCGACGCCGCGCGATACGGATGCCTGGATGCTCGTCTCGAAGGATCGCACCTTCGCGACGATCGGCGGCGGCCAGCTGGAATATATGGCGATCGATCACGCGCGGAAGCTGTTCCAGGGAGCGAGCGTGGAGCACGAGCTGACGATCCCGCTCGGCCCGGAGATCGGCCAATGCTGTGGCGGTCGCGTGGCGCTCGCCTTCAAGGCGGTCGACAAGGAAACCCGTGCGGTACTGATCGAGCGCAGCGACCGCGAGATCGCCCGCCGGCCGCATGTTTACGTCTTCGGCGCCGGCCATGTCGGCGACGCGCTCGTAATGGCGCTTTCACTGGTGCCGCTTCGAACCATTCTCGTCGATACACGCGAGCAGGAGCTTTCGGCTGTCGATGTGCCCGGGATCGAGACCTGCCTCACGGCGATGCCGGAGGCGCTCGTGCGCGATGCCCCGGCGGGAAGCGCTTTCGTCATTCTCACCCATGACCATGCGCTGGATTTCCTGATTGCCGCCGAAGCGCTCGGCCGCGAGGATGCCTGCTATGTCGGCATGATCGGCTCGAAGACCAAGCGGGCCACGTTCAAGAGCTGGCTTTCGCGGGAAATAAAGCGTCCGGAACTTTTCGACAGGCTCGTGTGCCCGATCGGCGGAACGACGGTCAAGGACAAGCGGCCGGCCGTCATCGCAGCGCTTGCCGCCGCCGAAATCATGACGGCCGCCCTGAGCCACGATCACCCGGAAGGCGATGCCCCGTCGCGCAAACGGGGAAGGCCGGTGAGGGCGTAG
- the guaD gene encoding guanine deaminase, with the protein MSELLIRGRVLTFVREPEGIDDTASYRFFEDGAVLVRNGKVAGIGAYGDVAKQAGEGATVADHRPHLVLPGLIDTHLHFPQTQAIASYGAQLLEWLNTYIFVEEQKFQAPEHAAFIASRFMDELLANGTTTAVAYCSVHPESVDAFFNAAEARNMLMVGGKVMMDRNAPDALRDTPQKGYDETKRLIDKWHGRGRAHYAISPRFAITSTPEQMEMSQALVAEHLDCYVQTHLSENKDEIAFATSLYPEAKDYTDIYARYDLLGRKTLLGHCIYLSDREISVLAETGAVGVFCPTSNLFLGSGLFDRDRFDRLGARYSVATDVGAGTSFSMLETMDEAYKVLHLQGQRLSPLNSFYMMTLGNARALELEHSIGSLHVGADADIVVLDSRAKPAMELRMQVASSLVEELFILQTMGDDRSVAEVYVAGKPMKRGAREAPMTASPARMFETA; encoded by the coding sequence ATGAGTGAGTTGCTGATCCGCGGCCGGGTGCTGACCTTCGTCAGGGAGCCCGAGGGCATCGACGATACGGCCTCCTACCGCTTTTTCGAGGATGGCGCCGTGCTTGTCCGGAACGGTAAGGTTGCTGGTATCGGTGCCTATGGCGATGTCGCGAAACAGGCCGGCGAGGGCGCAACGGTCGCCGACCATCGTCCCCATCTCGTCCTGCCCGGTCTCATCGATACGCATCTGCACTTCCCGCAGACGCAGGCGATCGCCTCCTACGGCGCTCAGCTTCTGGAGTGGCTGAACACCTACATCTTCGTCGAGGAACAGAAATTCCAAGCGCCCGAGCACGCCGCCTTCATCGCCAGCCGTTTCATGGACGAATTGCTCGCCAACGGCACGACGACGGCGGTTGCCTACTGTTCCGTGCATCCGGAAAGCGTCGACGCCTTTTTCAACGCGGCCGAGGCGCGCAACATGCTGATGGTCGGCGGCAAGGTGATGATGGACCGCAACGCGCCGGATGCACTGCGCGACACGCCTCAGAAGGGTTACGACGAGACCAAGCGACTGATCGACAAGTGGCATGGCCGTGGCCGGGCGCATTATGCGATCAGCCCGCGTTTCGCCATTACCTCGACGCCTGAGCAGATGGAGATGAGCCAGGCGCTCGTGGCGGAGCATCTCGACTGTTACGTCCAGACGCATCTTTCGGAAAACAAGGACGAGATCGCCTTCGCGACTTCGCTCTATCCGGAGGCGAAGGACTACACGGATATTTACGCGCGCTATGATCTTCTCGGTCGCAAGACGCTGCTCGGCCATTGCATCTACTTGAGCGACCGCGAGATCTCCGTGCTTGCCGAGACCGGAGCGGTCGGCGTCTTCTGCCCGACATCCAATCTCTTCCTCGGCAGCGGATTGTTCGACCGCGATCGTTTCGACAGGCTCGGCGCCCGCTATTCGGTTGCCACCGATGTCGGCGCCGGAACGAGTTTCTCGATGCTGGAGACCATGGACGAGGCCTACAAGGTGCTGCATCTGCAGGGCCAGCGGCTGTCGCCGCTCAACTCGTTCTACATGATGACGCTGGGTAATGCCCGCGCGCTCGAGCTTGAACATTCGATAGGCTCACTGCATGTCGGTGCGGATGCGGACATCGTGGTTCTCGACAGCCGCGCGAAGCCCGCAATGGAGCTACGGATGCAAGTGGCCTCGTCGCTGGTCGAGGAGCTTTTTATCCTGCAGACGATGGGTGACGATCGCTCGGTGGCCGAAGTCTATGTCGCCGGCAAGCCGATGAAGCGCGGTGCCCGCGAGGCGCCTATGACCGCCTCTCCGGCGAGGATGTTTGAAACGGCCTGA
- a CDS encoding winged helix-turn-helix transcriptional regulator, which translates to MAEIMKKLPVLPSERALKVISGRWKAVILYHLFDAPKRLSELKRLVPAVSQKVLIQQLREMEEHGLVHREIFREVPPRVEYSATALGLSLEPVLLALCEWGQRHAAELNELERLADCVIRPRPGAESTG; encoded by the coding sequence ATGGCCGAGATCATGAAGAAATTGCCGGTTCTGCCCTCCGAGCGGGCCTTGAAGGTGATCTCCGGGCGCTGGAAGGCCGTCATCCTCTATCACCTGTTCGATGCGCCAAAACGGCTGTCCGAGCTCAAGAGGCTGGTCCCCGCCGTCAGTCAAAAGGTTCTGATCCAGCAACTCCGCGAGATGGAGGAGCACGGCCTTGTTCATCGGGAGATCTTTCGCGAGGTCCCGCCGCGCGTGGAATATTCGGCGACAGCACTCGGCCTCAGCCTCGAACCCGTACTGCTTGCGCTCTGCGAGTGGGGCCAGCGCCACGCGGCGGAGTTGAACGAGCTCGAACGTCTTGCGGATTGCGTCATCAGGCCTCGGCCCGGTGCTGAGAGCACCGGTTGA
- a CDS encoding quinone oxidoreductase family protein, which yields MKAIQFRHFGPPEVLEIIDVPKPKPAEGEVLVRTRAIGVNFFEVLMREDRYAVTPELPMIPGVEVTGVVEAVGAGVSDAIIGNRVAAPMFAFGRGSGGYAEYVTIDAGVLVAIPDALPFETATALMIQGLTALHLIRQSPSKGKTILMTAAAGGVGSLLIQLAKSAGARSIVATASSDAKLDLVRSLCADIGVDYTLPNWTATLKETLNGRRIDIIYDLIGGPFTKAALDLLAPGGELVFGALGRFGLGSAEMEAMFSRNQSLHGFALLPLLTAADLKTDLADLFHQAEKGLLRVIDGGYFPLTRAADAHRALESRQTTGKIVLVP from the coding sequence ATGAAAGCGATTCAGTTCCGCCATTTCGGTCCGCCCGAGGTGCTTGAAATCATTGATGTCCCCAAGCCGAAGCCGGCAGAGGGGGAGGTTCTCGTTCGCACACGTGCCATCGGTGTCAATTTTTTCGAAGTGCTGATGCGAGAGGATCGCTACGCGGTGACGCCGGAGTTGCCGATGATTCCCGGTGTCGAGGTCACCGGTGTCGTCGAGGCCGTGGGCGCCGGCGTTTCCGACGCCATCATCGGCAACCGGGTCGCTGCTCCCATGTTCGCCTTCGGCCGCGGCTCCGGCGGTTACGCCGAGTATGTTACGATCGATGCTGGTGTGTTGGTGGCAATTCCGGATGCTTTGCCGTTTGAGACGGCGACCGCGCTAATGATCCAGGGCCTGACGGCGTTGCACCTCATCCGGCAAAGCCCATCGAAAGGAAAGACGATCCTGATGACTGCCGCCGCGGGCGGGGTCGGTTCGCTGCTGATCCAGCTGGCGAAGAGCGCCGGAGCCCGATCGATCGTGGCGACGGCAAGCTCGGATGCCAAGCTGGACTTGGTACGCTCTCTGTGCGCCGACATCGGCGTCGACTACACACTGCCGAATTGGACAGCGACCCTCAAGGAAACGCTCAACGGTAGGCGCATCGATATCATATACGACTTGATCGGTGGCCCATTCACGAAAGCGGCGCTGGATCTCCTCGCACCCGGCGGCGAACTGGTTTTCGGCGCCTTGGGCCGGTTCGGTCTCGGTTCGGCCGAAATGGAGGCGATGTTCTCGCGAAACCAGTCCCTACACGGGTTCGCCCTGCTTCCTCTCCTGACAGCCGCCGACTTGAAGACCGACCTCGCCGATCTCTTCCATCAGGCTGAAAAGGGGCTGCTCAGGGTGATCGACGGCGGGTACTTTCCGCTCACGCGGGCCGCAGATGCGCACAGGGCGCTCGAGAGTCGGCAAACGACTGGGAAGATCGTACTGGTCCCCTGA
- a CDS encoding urate hydroxylase PuuD, translated as MYEFAIAWDWLTFAVRWLHVITGIAWIGSSFYFVALDLGLRQRQGLPVGAYGEEWQVHGGGFYHIQKYLVAPENMPEHLIWFKWESYVTWLSGFGMLALVYYAGADLYLIDPNVLDVSKPTAIAISLASLAFGWLAYDTVCRSPLGNDNTRLMVLLYFVLVGVAWGYTQLFTGRAAYLHLGAFTATIMSANVFFIIIPNQKKVVADLIAGRTPDPALGKQAKQRSTHNNYLTLPVLFLMLSNHYPLAFGTQYNWMIASLVFLMGVTIRHWFNTRHARKGSPTWTWLVTAVLFIVIMWLSTVPKVLSEGGEARASTAEQAVVASGDFEKVRDTVLGRCSMCHAQEPGWEGLIVPPKGVVLENDSDIVAHAREIYLQAGRSHAMPPANVTGVTEEERRLLASWYETAVKEGKLQ; from the coding sequence ATGTATGAATTTGCCATCGCTTGGGACTGGCTGACATTCGCCGTGAGATGGCTACATGTCATCACTGGCATCGCCTGGATCGGTTCGTCCTTCTACTTCGTCGCGCTCGACCTGGGTCTGAGACAGCGGCAGGGCTTGCCGGTCGGCGCCTATGGCGAGGAATGGCAGGTCCACGGCGGCGGCTTCTATCACATCCAGAAATATCTGGTGGCGCCGGAAAACATGCCCGAGCATCTGATCTGGTTCAAATGGGAGTCCTACGTCACCTGGCTCTCCGGCTTCGGCATGCTTGCTCTCGTCTATTATGCCGGGGCGGACCTCTATCTGATCGATCCGAACGTGCTCGACGTGTCGAAGCCGACGGCGATCGCAATTTCGCTCGCGTCGCTTGCCTTCGGATGGCTCGCCTATGACACCGTCTGTCGCTCGCCGCTCGGTAACGACAACACCCGGCTGATGGTGCTGCTCTATTTCGTGCTCGTGGGCGTCGCCTGGGGCTACACCCAGCTCTTCACGGGACGCGCCGCCTACCTGCACCTCGGCGCCTTCACGGCGACGATCATGTCGGCGAACGTGTTCTTCATCATCATTCCGAACCAGAAGAAGGTTGTTGCCGATCTGATCGCGGGCCGGACGCCCGATCCGGCACTCGGCAAGCAGGCAAAGCAGCGCTCGACCCACAACAACTACCTGACGCTGCCCGTGCTGTTCCTGATGCTGTCGAACCACTATCCGCTGGCCTTCGGCACTCAGTACAACTGGATGATCGCCTCGTTGGTCTTCCTGATGGGGGTCACGATCCGCCACTGGTTCAACACCCGGCACGCCCGCAAGGGCAGCCCGACCTGGACGTGGCTCGTCACCGCTGTGCTTTTCATCGTGATCATGTGGCTTTCGACCGTGCCCAAGGTTCTTTCCGAGGGTGGCGAAGCCCGCGCTTCAACGGCCGAACAGGCCGTCGTCGCGTCGGGGGACTTCGAAAAGGTGCGCGACACCGTGCTCGGCCGGTGCTCCATGTGCCATGCCCAGGAACCCGGCTGGGAGGGGCTCATCGTACCGCCGAAGGGTGTCGTCCTTGAAAACGACAGCGACATCGTCGCGCATGCCCGAGAAATCTATTTGCAGGCCGGGCGTTCGCACGCCATGCCGCCTGCCAATGTCACCGGTGTAACCGAAGAAGAACGCCGCCTGCTGGCCTCCTGGTATGAAACGGCGGTGAAGGAAGGAAAGCTTCAATGA
- a CDS encoding LysR family transcriptional regulator, with protein MSYLDNVRVFVRVVELGTLSAAGRDQRVTPAVASNRIKELERHMGVRLFNRTTRKLTPTEHGRVFYDGAIKILEAVNEAESAIADLSRNPKGALRITAPLGIGRRLIASGIPEFHDKYPDIEVRLRLSDHNVDILSEGVDVAFKLGILEDSNLRMRGIMNCERVVCGAPAYFEQHGTPATPDELITDHHDCLLLRYPGSKEYYWTLQTTDGVRKFEVTGPYDSDDGDVLTQWALDGRGIINKPLFEVKQYINEGALIPILQDAPPLSAQLAAIYPHKRFQDPKVRLIIDFMAERCQRLIGRMLT; from the coding sequence ATGTCTTATCTCGATAATGTGCGCGTTTTCGTGCGTGTCGTGGAACTCGGAACGTTGTCGGCGGCAGGGCGCGACCAGCGCGTGACGCCTGCGGTCGCCAGCAACCGGATCAAGGAGTTGGAGCGGCATATGGGTGTTCGCCTCTTCAACCGCACAACCCGCAAGCTGACGCCGACCGAGCACGGCCGCGTCTTCTACGATGGCGCGATCAAAATTCTGGAAGCCGTGAACGAGGCCGAAAGCGCCATCGCCGATCTTTCGCGCAATCCGAAGGGCGCGCTTCGCATCACCGCGCCGCTCGGCATTGGCCGTCGGCTGATTGCCTCCGGGATTCCGGAATTCCACGACAAATATCCGGATATCGAGGTGCGCCTGCGCCTCTCCGACCACAATGTCGATATCTTGAGCGAAGGCGTCGACGTCGCGTTCAAGCTCGGCATTCTGGAGGATTCGAACTTGCGCATGCGCGGCATCATGAACTGCGAGCGGGTGGTCTGCGGCGCCCCCGCCTATTTCGAGCAGCACGGCACACCGGCTACTCCCGACGAGCTCATCACCGACCATCACGACTGTCTGCTGCTGCGCTATCCCGGCTCCAAGGAATATTACTGGACGCTGCAGACGACCGACGGTGTGCGCAAGTTCGAGGTGACCGGCCCCTACGATTCCGACGACGGCGACGTGCTGACGCAGTGGGCGCTCGATGGCCGCGGCATCATCAACAAGCCGCTTTTCGAGGTGAAGCAGTATATAAACGAGGGCGCCCTGATCCCGATCCTGCAGGATGCGCCGCCGCTTAGCGCGCAGCTCGCCGCGATCTATCCGCACAAGCGCTTCCAGGACCCGAAGGTGCGGTTGATCATCGACTTCATGGCCGAACGCTGTCAGAGGCTGATCGGCAGGATGCTAACGTGA
- a CDS encoding malto-oligosyltrehalose synthase has product MQLPNATYRLQFRNGMDFAKAAELVPHLVGLGISHLYASPIFSAVHGSTHGYDVVDFNEIDPALGGREGFSRLVRRLKAQGLGIILDIVPNHMAAGLENKWWHNVIEWGRSSTFAGHFDIDWRSPLTLPFLEQSFDEVLAAGNIRLALDNKRNCLALKYYDAPYPLNPATYPAILKEANPALERIAAIAAAAGPTDTAHLHSEVSSMLKTPATAAELDEVLERLSADQDHLRRLHQMQGWRLTSWKTARDHLSYRRFFEVAGLVGMRVEDPSVFADTHRLTLDLIKEGLADGLRVDHIDGLADPEAYLRRLRQHAGNSTYIVVEKILGANETLPQDWPVDGTTGYEFISAPADLLTNEQPSSRLSSEAQRSAAEKAVLDCKLQLLGHNFNAEVMRLARLAAGSENNGGSSPDSGRIIEAVHHLIAALPVYRTYVSDRGPTEHDSRVLDAIESKATAAAPAAGAEIAFIIAALRSKSSLAGEELQAGIRTRFQQLSGAVMAKAVEDTFFYRRTDYLAANEVGADPFWRPGGVARFHRMMRDRARDMPNGLSATSTHDTKRGEDARARLYTISEAPDVWAASLARWHDMNAERIRRLPGGDAPEASVEQFLYQSLLGIWPIKPALDEDVLSALRERLGGFAVKALREAKLRTSWESPDERYEMAVTAFLSDLLDLQNRIFLENFERTARPFIQAGLINSLSQTLVKVTAPGVPDIYQGSERLDFSLVDPDNRRRFSPRPSLSALPRVPTAGNFEDCKQALIGTCLIYRKNRGSDLFTRGGYLPLQLRGPASRNAAAFMRHTENHFSITVVPRLIFRHTDGDRLSVLPGLWQDTCLVWPDGRDLMRLRNLATDDVVEPQRHVPIANLLRGFAVACLVPA; this is encoded by the coding sequence ATGCAATTGCCCAACGCAACCTACCGCCTTCAATTTCGAAACGGGATGGACTTCGCAAAAGCCGCAGAGCTGGTCCCTCATCTCGTCGGCCTGGGCATATCCCATCTTTACGCCTCGCCGATATTTTCGGCCGTACACGGCTCGACGCATGGCTACGATGTCGTCGACTTTAACGAGATCGACCCCGCTCTGGGCGGTCGCGAGGGATTCTCGCGGCTGGTCCGCCGCCTGAAAGCGCAAGGGCTCGGGATAATCCTGGACATCGTCCCGAACCACATGGCTGCGGGCCTCGAGAACAAATGGTGGCACAACGTCATCGAATGGGGGCGTTCCAGCACCTTTGCCGGTCATTTTGATATCGACTGGCGGTCGCCTCTCACTCTGCCCTTCCTGGAGCAGTCTTTTGACGAGGTGCTCGCCGCCGGCAACATCCGGCTCGCCCTGGACAACAAGCGCAATTGCTTGGCGCTCAAGTATTACGACGCGCCGTATCCGCTCAATCCGGCCACGTATCCGGCAATTCTCAAGGAAGCGAACCCCGCTCTCGAAAGGATCGCTGCCATTGCCGCAGCGGCCGGACCAACGGACACGGCACATCTTCATTCCGAGGTTTCTTCGATGCTGAAGACGCCCGCGACCGCTGCCGAGTTGGACGAGGTTCTCGAACGGCTCTCCGCCGACCAGGATCATCTGCGGCGCCTGCATCAGATGCAGGGCTGGCGACTTACAAGCTGGAAGACGGCGCGGGACCATCTGAGCTATCGCCGGTTCTTCGAAGTAGCCGGTCTCGTCGGCATGCGCGTCGAGGACCCGTCCGTCTTCGCGGACACTCATCGACTGACTCTGGATCTCATCAAGGAAGGCTTGGCCGACGGATTGCGGGTCGACCACATCGACGGGCTTGCCGATCCCGAGGCCTATCTCCGCCGGTTGCGGCAGCACGCAGGCAATAGCACCTACATCGTCGTCGAGAAGATATTGGGAGCGAACGAAACGCTGCCACAGGATTGGCCTGTCGACGGTACCACAGGCTACGAGTTCATCTCCGCCCCGGCCGACCTCCTGACCAACGAGCAGCCTTCGTCCCGGCTTTCGAGCGAGGCGCAGAGATCGGCGGCGGAAAAGGCGGTCCTCGACTGCAAGCTGCAACTGCTGGGCCACAATTTCAACGCCGAAGTCATGCGGCTCGCCAGGCTTGCTGCGGGCAGCGAAAACAACGGCGGTTCCTCACCCGACAGCGGCCGGATCATCGAGGCTGTTCATCACTTGATCGCGGCGCTGCCCGTCTATCGGACCTATGTCAGCGACCGCGGCCCAACCGAGCACGACAGCCGGGTCCTCGACGCGATCGAATCGAAGGCAACGGCCGCCGCACCCGCTGCCGGTGCCGAGATAGCCTTCATTATAGCCGCGCTAAGGTCGAAAAGCAGTTTGGCGGGTGAGGAGTTACAGGCCGGGATCCGGACGCGTTTTCAGCAATTGAGCGGCGCCGTCATGGCCAAGGCGGTCGAGGACACCTTCTTCTACAGACGGACCGATTACCTTGCCGCAAACGAAGTGGGGGCCGATCCATTCTGGAGGCCGGGGGGCGTCGCCCGCTTTCATCGGATGATGAGGGATCGCGCCCGCGACATGCCAAACGGCCTGTCGGCAACGTCGACGCATGACACCAAGCGCGGTGAGGACGCACGCGCCCGTCTCTATACCATCAGCGAGGCACCGGACGTCTGGGCAGCCTCGTTGGCGCGTTGGCACGACATGAATGCCGAGCGGATCCGCCGCCTCCCAGGCGGCGACGCGCCCGAGGCGTCCGTAGAACAGTTCCTCTACCAGAGCCTGCTTGGCATCTGGCCCATCAAGCCCGCTCTCGATGAAGACGTTCTTTCCGCGCTGCGCGAGCGCCTTGGCGGATTTGCCGTTAAAGCGCTCCGAGAAGCAAAGCTCAGGACGAGCTGGGAGTCTCCGGACGAGCGCTATGAAATGGCGGTGACCGCCTTTCTCTCGGATCTCCTCGATTTGCAAAACCGAATATTTCTCGAAAACTTCGAGAGAACGGCGAGGCCCTTCATCCAGGCCGGCTTGATCAACAGCCTCTCGCAAACCCTGGTCAAAGTGACCGCACCGGGAGTTCCGGATATTTATCAAGGCAGCGAGCGTCTCGACTTCAGCCTCGTCGATCCTGATAACCGCCGGCGTTTTTCACCACGACCCTCGCTCTCCGCCCTTCCGCGCGTGCCGACCGCCGGCAATTTCGAAGACTGCAAGCAAGCGTTGATCGGAACATGCCTCATCTATCGTAAAAACAGGGGCTCGGACCTGTTCACGAGAGGCGGCTATCTTCCCTTGCAGCTGCGAGGCCCCGCCTCCCGCAACGCCGCCGCCTTCATGCGCCACACCGAAAACCACTTTTCGATCACGGTGGTCCCGCGCCTCATCTTCCGCCATACGGACGGGGACCGGCTGTCCGTTCTTCCGGGCCTCTGGCAGGACACCTGTCTCGTATGGCCCGATGGCCGCGATCTCATGCGATTGCGGAATCTCGCCACCGACGACGTCGTTGAGCCTCAGCGCCACGTTCCTATCGCGAACCTCCTGCGCGGCTTCGCCGTTGCCTGCCTCGTTCCGGCGTGA
- the xdhB gene encoding xanthine dehydrogenase molybdopterin binding subunit, which yields MNVMQPIDRIRGGVHEKEKHESGHKHVSGTAEYIDDIPEPAGTLHGYIGLSARAHAEILSIDFAEVSASAGVVGILTADEIPGENDISPAHKHDDPVFATGKVEFHGQPIFAVIATSRDAARRAAAKAKIDYRDLPHVTDVQEAAAANYPLVIDPLKLERGDINAGFAKARNVIQGEMRIGGQDHFYLEGHISFAIPGEDDEVTVFASTQHPSETQHMVAQVLGVPSNAVTVNVRRMGGGFGGKETQANLFAAVAAMAARKYRRAVKIRPDRDDDMTATGKRHDFHVDYKIGFDEDGRIEAVDAVFAARCGFSADLSGPVTDRALFHADNCYFYPNVRLRSRPMKTNTVSNTAFRGFGGPQGMVGGERMIEDIAYTLGKDPLEIRKRNFYGGEGRNLTPYHQTVEDNIIGRIIEELETSADYAARREAVLAFNRENRVIKRGIALTPVKFGISFTKTEYNQAGALVHVYTDGSIHLNHGGTEMGQGLYTKVAQVAADEFQVDLDRIKVTATSTGKVPNTSATAASSGSDLNGMAAANAAQQIKARLVSFAAERYGVSEADVAFEPNVVRIGSERISFPEFIKMAYTARVQLSAAGFYKTPKIHWNRSEGRGRPFYYYAYGASCSEVSVDTLTGEYQVDRTDIIHDVGRSLNPALDLGQVEGAFVQGMGWLTTEELWWDANGRLRTHAPSTYKIPLASDRPRIFNVRLAEWSVNREETIRRSKAVGEPPFMLGISVLEAISMAAASVAEYRIPPRIDAPATPERVLMAIERLRGNAATETTR from the coding sequence ATGAATGTGATGCAGCCCATCGACCGCATCCGCGGCGGCGTTCACGAGAAGGAAAAGCACGAGTCGGGCCACAAGCATGTCTCGGGCACGGCCGAATATATCGACGACATTCCCGAGCCTGCCGGGACGTTGCACGGCTATATCGGCCTGTCCGCCCGGGCGCACGCGGAAATCCTGTCGATCGATTTTGCAGAAGTCAGCGCTAGCGCCGGCGTCGTCGGCATTCTGACGGCGGACGAAATCCCCGGCGAAAACGATATCAGCCCCGCGCACAAACATGACGATCCGGTCTTTGCGACCGGCAAGGTCGAGTTCCACGGTCAGCCGATCTTCGCCGTGATCGCCACGTCACGCGATGCCGCGCGGCGGGCGGCGGCAAAGGCCAAGATCGACTATCGCGACCTGCCGCACGTCACGGACGTTCAGGAGGCGGCGGCGGCGAACTATCCGCTGGTGATCGATCCGCTGAAGCTCGAACGCGGCGACATCAATGCCGGCTTCGCCAAGGCAAGAAATGTCATTCAGGGCGAGATGCGGATCGGCGGCCAGGACCACTTCTACCTGGAAGGCCATATTTCCTTCGCGATCCCTGGCGAGGACGACGAGGTGACCGTATTCGCCTCGACCCAGCATCCGAGCGAGACGCAGCATATGGTCGCCCAGGTGTTGGGCGTTCCCTCCAACGCGGTGACGGTCAATGTCCGGCGCATGGGCGGCGGCTTCGGCGGCAAGGAGACGCAGGCGAACCTCTTTGCGGCGGTCGCCGCGATGGCGGCGCGAAAGTACCGCCGTGCCGTCAAGATCCGCCCTGACCGCGATGACGACATGACGGCGACCGGCAAGCGTCACGACTTCCATGTCGACTACAAGATCGGCTTTGACGAGGACGGCCGGATCGAGGCGGTCGATGCCGTCTTTGCCGCGCGCTGCGGCTTCTCGGCGGACCTCTCGGGGCCTGTGACCGACCGTGCGCTTTTCCACGCCGACAATTGCTATTTCTATCCGAACGTCCGGCTGCGCTCGCGGCCGATGAAAACCAATACGGTGTCGAACACCGCCTTCCGCGGTTTCGGCGGACCGCAGGGCATGGTCGGCGGCGAGCGGATGATCGAGGACATCGCTTACACGCTCGGCAAGGATCCGCTCGAGATCCGCAAGCGCAACTTCTACGGCGGCGAGGGGCGGAACCTGACGCCCTATCACCAGACGGTGGAAGACAACATCATCGGGCGGATCATCGAGGAACTCGAAACGTCGGCGGACTATGCCGCCCGACGTGAAGCTGTTCTCGCCTTCAATCGCGAGAACCGCGTGATCAAGCGTGGGATCGCGCTGACGCCGGTGAAGTTCGGCATCTCCTTCACCAAGACAGAATACAACCAGGCAGGCGCACTGGTCCATGTCTACACCGACGGCTCGATCCACCTGAACCATGGCGGTACCGAGATGGGACAGGGGCTTTACACGAAGGTCGCCCAGGTCGCGGCCGACGAGTTCCAGGTCGATCTCGACCGGATCAAGGTGACCGCGACCTCGACCGGCAAAGTGCCGAACACGTCGGCGACGGCGGCGTCGTCCGGCTCGGATCTGAACGGCATGGCGGCGGCCAATGCGGCCCAGCAGATCAAGGCGCGGCTCGTCAGCTTTGCGGCGGAACGCTATGGCGTCAGCGAAGCGGATGTCGCCTTCGAGCCGAATGTGGTCAGGATCGGCAGCGAGCGCATCTCGTTCCCGGAGTTCATCAAGATGGCCTATACGGCGCGCGTGCAGCTTTCCGCCGCTGGCTTCTACAAGACGCCCAAGATCCACTGGAACCGCTCCGAGGGCAGGGGACGCCCGTTCTACTATTATGCCTATGGGGCATCCTGCTCGGAGGTCAGCGTCGACACGCTGACCGGCGAATACCAGGTCGATCGCACCGACATCATTCACGACGTCGGCAGGTCGCTCAACCCGGCGCTCGATCTTGGCCAAGTCGAGGGCGCATTCGTGCAGGGCATGGGCTGGCTGACGACGGAGGAACTCTGGTGGGACGCCAACGGGCGGCTGCGAACCCATGCGCCTTCCACCTACAAGATCCCGCTCGCCTCCGACAGGCCACGCATCTTCAACGTGCGTCTGGCCGAGTGGTCGGTCAACCGGGAGGAGACGATCCGCCGCTCCAAGGCGGTCGGCGAACCGCCCTTCATGTTGGGCATTTCCGTTCTCGAAGCTATATCCATGGCAGCGGCGAGTGTTGCAGAATATCGTATTCCGCCGCGCATCGACGCCCCGGCGACGCCCGAGCGCGTGTTGATGGCGATCGAGCGTCTGCGCGGGAACGCAGCAACGGAGACGACGCGGTAG